A genome region from Sardina pilchardus chromosome 22, fSarPil1.1, whole genome shotgun sequence includes the following:
- the LOC134070196 gene encoding uncharacterized protein LOC134070196 — translation MVNIEGMRTEFMKSMKSRQEERDMKLALLLEGRQTRVTEMEKWKKAKKDISITEDNGGSAAAVLKNAIVQLPRMIHTLDHFRMAELEQQNQREEEEDCVELEAWRKQHAHLATTFKQQSADTLARVAQLWKEATEDKNGMHKKNSDIVDILVQEAPQEKTTLAPAISTENALTLALPLPSTLPPLPSKLPPLASKVAHLPAKLPPLNPGLRRAFCNPVAPLPPIHSCKYEKEELEVVSISEHSTKVSEPSDHQNRIFTSITQDRYRVLWCMFM, via the exons ATGGTCAACATTGAGGGCATGAGGACAGAGTTCATGAAGAGTATGAAGAGCAGGCAGGAGGAAAGAGACATGAAGCTGGCTCTCCTGCTGGAGGGTAGGCAGACCAGAGtcacagagatggagaaatggaAGAAGGCAAAGAAGGACATCTCCATCACTGAGGACAATGGAGGGAGTGCTGCTGCAGTGCTCAAGAACGCCATTGTTCAGTTACCCAGGATGATCCATACCCTGGATCATTTCAGAATGGCAGAGCTCGAGCAGCAAaatcagagagaggaagaggaggactgtGTGGAGCTTGAAGCTTGGAGGAAGCAACATGCACACCTGGCCACCACGTTTAAGCAGCAGAGCGCAGACACATTGGCCAGAGTAGCTCAGCTCTGGAAGGAAGCAACAGAGGACAAAAATGGAATGCACAAGAAAAAT AGTGACATTGTTGACATACTTGTGCAAGAGGCTCCCCAGGAGAAGACCACCCTAGCTCCTGCCATTTCAACTGAG AATGCTTTGAcactggctctgcctctgccatcAACGCTCCCTCCTCTGCCATCCAAGCTACCTCCTCTGGCATCCAAGGTAGCCCATTTGCCAGCTAAGCTCCCCCCTCTGAACCCAGGCCTTCGCAGAGCATTCTGCAACCCAGTTGCCCCTCTGCCTCCCATCCATTCATGCAAATATGAAAAAGAGGAGCTAGAGGTAGTAAGTATTTCAGAGCACTCCACAAAGGTAAGTGAACCTTCAGATCATCAGAACCGCATCTTCACCAGCATAACCCAGGATAGGTATAGAGTTTTATGGTGTATGTTCATGTAA